The stretch of DNA CGATGATGCCGCCCTTGTAGAGGAACGTGTGCGTGCGCTCGTCCCGCTCGTCCTCGATGACGATCTTGAGGCCCTTGTTGAGAAAGGCCATCTCGCGCAGGCGGTTCGACAGCGTGTCGAAGGAGAACGCGGTTTCCTCGAAAATCTTCGCGTCGGGCTTGAAGCGAATGACCGTACCGTGCTTCGAGGTCCTCTCTCCCGGCGCGAGGTCGCCCTGGGGCGCGCCATACTCGTAGCGCTGCGTCCAGACCTTGCCGCCCCGCCGGCTCTCGAGCTCGAGCCACTCGGAGAGCGCGTTGACCACCGAGATGCCGACGCCGTGCAGGCCCCCCGACACCTTGTACGCGGAGTGCTCGAACTTGCCGCCGGCGTGGAGCACCGTGAGGACCACCTCGGCCGCCGATTTGCCCGTTTCCTTGTGCGTGTCCACCGGGATACCGCGCCCGTTGTCGCCGACCGAGCACGAGCCGTCGGAGTGGAGGATGACCTTGATGCTGTCGCAGTAGCCGCCCATGGCCTCGTCCACGGCGTTGTCCACCGCCTCGTAGACAAGGTGATGGAGTCCGTACGCGCTCGTGTCCCCGATGTACATGGCGGGGCGCTTGCGGACGGCCTCGAGCCCCTCGAGGACCTTGATGTCGCTCGCGGTATAGGTTTCGGCGCTCACGCCGTCCCCCCGACAACTGCGCCCATGGATTCCGCCACGATGCCCCCTTTCACGTCCCACCAGGTCGCGCCGCCCGCCTCGGGCAGCCCCGGCTCCGCGGTCGTCAGAAAGACCTGCCCGCTCCGGGTGGCGTGCCGCAGCACGCGCCCCTGGATGTCGGGATCGAGCTCTGACAGCGCATCGTCGAGCAGCAGGACGGGCGGGCTCCCGACGGCGGCCTCGACCGGCCCGGCCTCGGCCAGGCGCAGCGCCAGCACCAGGAGCCTCTGCTGGCCGCGCGAGCCGAAATTCCGCATGTCGTGACCGTCCAACTCCACCGCGAGATCGTCCCGGTGCGGTCCGACGAGGGTAGACCGCCGGCGCATCTCGTCTTCACGGCGCGCCCCCAGCGCTTCGAGAAACTCCCCTTCCGTCGCCGCCGGGCCGAGCGCGGACCGATACTCGAGTCGGACCGTCTGGTCCGTCCCCGCCAACTCCGGGTAGAGGCCCGCGACTTCGCCCTCGAGGGCGGCCACAGCCTGGCGCCGCCGCGCGAGGATTTCGACTCCAGTCTTCGCCAGCTGCTCGTCCCAGGGATGGATCTGCTCGTACTGCCCACGCTGGAGGAGGAGATTGCGCCGCCCCAGGATCTGCCGGTAGCGATTGCGGGCCGCCGCATGCGCCGGATGGACCTTGGCCGCGAAGCCGTCGAGAAAGTTCCGCCGAGCCTGGGGTCCGCCGGTGAGAATGGCCAGATCCTGCCAGCCGAAGGGGATGGCGCGCGCCCACGGGCACCCCTCGCCCGTCACGACCCACCCGCCGTCCTCGCGCTGCGTGACGCCGCGCCGGATCTCGCGCATGACATTGCCGCGCACCACGGCTCCGCTCAGCGACGCGCCGTCGGCTCCCCAGCGGAGAAGATCCGCAGGCTTTGCGCCGCGGAAGGAGCGTCCCACGAGCAGGAGCCCCATCGCCTCCAGGAGATTGGTTTTCCCCTGGGCGTTGGGTCCGCTCAGGACGTTGAGGCCGGGGGCGGGACTGAAGGAGAGAGAACGATAACTACGGAATTCAGCGATCGTAATCCACTGGATGAGCACCCGATCTCTGCCCCCATGAGAATGTCAAATTCTCATAGGCATGATAACACAGAGCGATCCTTCCTCCTCGAAGCTTTTGACTATTCCAGGGCTCAATCCGTCCTTGAGCTCCATCACGACCTGCTCCGCCCCCTGCGCGCCAAGAGCGTCCAGCACGTAGCGCGAGTTGAATCCGATCGTCATCTCCTCCCCTGCGTACGGCACCTCGATCTGCTCCTCGGCTTCGCCGAAGTCCGGGCTGTAAGCGGTAAGCTTGAGCAGCCCTGGGGAAAGCGTAAACTTCACGGGCTTGGTCCGCTCCTCCGAGAGCACCGACACCCGCCGGAGCGCCGCCGTCAACGCGCCTCGGGAGATCACAATCCGGTGCGGATGCGCCTTCGGAACGACCTGCTCGTAGTTCGGGAACGTGCCCTCGATGAGCCGCGCCATCAAGAGAACGTTGGGCATCTGCAAGATGAACTGGTTCTCGCTGATGGCCACCTGGACGTCCTCGCCGGAGCCGACGATGCGCGCGATCTCTTGCACAGCCTTGCGCGGCACGATGCCCGAGACTGCCGCCCCCACGCTCGCCAACGGTCGCACCGCCAGCGCGAGCCGGTGGCCGTCCGTGGCCACGATCCGGATCTCGCGGTCCTGCACGGCGAAGAGCACCCCATTCAGCGCGTAGCGACTCTCGTCGTGCGAGACCGCGAAGATCGTCTGCGCCAGCATATCCCGCAAGAGCTTGCCGTCGAGCGTGATCCACGCCGCCGCCGCCGCCCCCGTCGCCACGGCCGGGAAATCCGCCGCACTCAAGCCGACCAGCTTGTACGAGGCCCCGCCGCACCGCAGCGCGACCCACGCATTGTCCTGGACCTTGAGGGTGAGCGCCGCGGCCGGCAGCTCCTTGACGATCTCGAGAAGTTTTCGCGCCGAGAGCGTGATCGAGCCGCCCGACGCAACCTTGGCCGGCACCGAGACCCGCGCGCCGACCTCGAGATCGGTTGCGGTCAGCCGCAGCGTCTCCCCTTCGCTCTCGAGGAGCACGTTCGCCAGAATCGGCAAGGTCTGCCGAGGCTCGACCACGTTGTGAACCATCTGGAGACCCTTGAGGAAGGCATCCCGGTCCACATGGACTTCCATATCAATCTCCGTTCTTTAAGGAAGCAAGAGAGAAGACCGTCGTCGTAGTAGGTGTCGTGGCGGTGGACGCTGTGGACGACGTGCAAGAGGCTGATACGCCAGCAGATGGACTATCCGCGACTCGGTGGACAAAGCCGCGCGGGCCATGGGGACGACGGTGGATCACAGGGTAATCCCCTGGGTAAGCGCGTCGATGGTCTGCTTGAGCTTTGGGTCTTCCTGGATCAGGAGCTGAAGCTTGGAGACCGCGTGGATGACCGTCGTGTGGTCTTTACCGCCGAAGGCGCGCCCGATATCGCTGAGCGACGAGTGAGTCAGCTGGCGCGAGAGGTACATGGCGATCTGGCGCGGGAAAGCAACCGATTTGGTGCGGTTCTTGGCTCGCATGTCCGAGAGCTTGATCCCGAAGAACTCGGCGACCTTTCGCTGGATGTGCTCCATGGTAATGACGCGCTCCTCCTCGCCCCAGAGATCGGCCAGGACCTCTTGGGCGAGCTCCACGCTCATGTCGCGGCCGGAGAGCGAGCAGAAAGCGATCATCCGGGTGAGCGAGCCTTCGATCTCCCGGATGTTGGCCTTGATGCGGCTGGCGATGAGGTACG from Candidatus Methylomirabilota bacterium encodes:
- a CDS encoding ATP-binding protein, producing MSAETYTASDIKVLEGLEAVRKRPAMYIGDTSAYGLHHLVYEAVDNAVDEAMGGYCDSIKVILHSDGSCSVGDNGRGIPVDTHKETGKSAAEVVLTVLHAGGKFEHSAYKVSGGLHGVGISVVNALSEWLELESRRGGKVWTQRYEYGAPQGDLAPGERTSKHGTVIRFKPDAKIFEETAFSFDTLSNRLREMAFLNKGLKIVIEDERDERTHTFLYKGGII
- the recF gene encoding DNA replication and repair protein RecF (All proteins in this family for which functions are known are DNA-binding proteins that assist the filamentation of RecA onto DNA for the initiation of recombination or recombinational repair.); translation: MLIQWITIAEFRSYRSLSFSPAPGLNVLSGPNAQGKTNLLEAMGLLLVGRSFRGAKPADLLRWGADGASLSGAVVRGNVMREIRRGVTQREDGGWVVTGEGCPWARAIPFGWQDLAILTGGPQARRNFLDGFAAKVHPAHAAARNRYRQILGRRNLLLQRGQYEQIHPWDEQLAKTGVEILARRRQAVAALEGEVAGLYPELAGTDQTVRLEYRSALGPAATEGEFLEALGARREDEMRRRSTLVGPHRDDLAVELDGHDMRNFGSRGQQRLLVLALRLAEAGPVEAAVGSPPVLLLDDALSELDPDIQGRVLRHATRSGQVFLTTAEPGLPEAGGATWWDVKGGIVAESMGAVVGGTA
- the dnaN gene encoding DNA polymerase III subunit beta, translated to MEVHVDRDAFLKGLQMVHNVVEPRQTLPILANVLLESEGETLRLTATDLEVGARVSVPAKVASGGSITLSARKLLEIVKELPAAALTLKVQDNAWVALRCGGASYKLVGLSAADFPAVATGAAAAAWITLDGKLLRDMLAQTIFAVSHDESRYALNGVLFAVQDREIRIVATDGHRLALAVRPLASVGAAVSGIVPRKAVQEIARIVGSGEDVQVAISENQFILQMPNVLLMARLIEGTFPNYEQVVPKAHPHRIVISRGALTAALRRVSVLSEERTKPVKFTLSPGLLKLTAYSPDFGEAEEQIEVPYAGEEMTIGFNSRYVLDALGAQGAEQVVMELKDGLSPGIVKSFEEEGSLCVIMPMRI